From the Cryptosporangium aurantiacum genome, one window contains:
- a CDS encoding cellulase-like family protein, which yields MSKLAVTLWDFTWYTRTAPGEPFHDLDDAFAQAVERGYNTVRICAMPFLLFRSGLDTSALTFGGLGGEYGQRTRWYDVQAPATLDGRAHLLSFFRAAARHDCRVIVSSWEYQQSPAFLADDSWHRALRAVPVADRPLVLADAHADLIDLLKAEGLADTVAFVELHNEVQYSGLTQPGRFGQVLGLQDPLEAGIDRFKDRHPSVSCTVNYARVPVGELRAVPRNADVAVFHPYVYGVLDELVETFALRDTSRPYPQERAYAELLRDGAPPLEEWLPPADRRWILDATVVGRREVYTHDWCDPDKWDRWLYERYATYRVAMRQVLDTWLLAAADFAAARNVPLVFGEGWVGYTPLHGTFEEGPVGAEICAYAVRRSREVGAWGTVVCSNAAPHHPMWADVALQQRLNADFVR from the coding sequence GTGAGCAAGTTGGCCGTCACCCTGTGGGATTTCACCTGGTACACCCGGACGGCTCCCGGGGAGCCGTTCCACGATCTGGACGACGCCTTCGCGCAGGCCGTGGAGCGCGGTTACAACACCGTGCGGATCTGCGCGATGCCGTTCCTGCTGTTCCGGTCCGGGCTGGACACGTCCGCGCTGACGTTCGGCGGGCTCGGCGGCGAGTACGGCCAGCGCACCCGCTGGTACGACGTGCAGGCGCCGGCCACGCTGGACGGCCGGGCCCACCTGCTCTCGTTCTTCCGGGCCGCCGCCCGGCACGACTGCCGGGTGATCGTGTCGAGCTGGGAGTACCAGCAGAGCCCGGCGTTCCTCGCCGACGACTCGTGGCACCGGGCGCTGCGGGCGGTGCCGGTCGCGGACCGGCCACTCGTGCTCGCGGACGCCCACGCCGACCTGATCGACCTGCTGAAGGCCGAGGGCCTGGCCGACACCGTCGCGTTCGTCGAGCTGCACAACGAGGTCCAGTACAGCGGCCTGACCCAGCCCGGCCGGTTCGGCCAGGTGCTCGGGCTGCAGGACCCGCTGGAGGCCGGGATCGACCGGTTCAAGGATCGGCACCCGTCCGTGTCGTGCACGGTCAACTACGCCCGGGTGCCGGTCGGTGAGCTGCGCGCGGTCCCGCGCAACGCCGACGTCGCGGTGTTCCACCCGTACGTCTACGGCGTGCTGGACGAGCTGGTGGAGACGTTCGCGCTGCGCGACACGTCGCGTCCGTACCCGCAGGAACGCGCGTACGCCGAGTTGCTCCGCGACGGTGCGCCGCCGCTCGAGGAGTGGCTGCCTCCGGCCGACCGGCGCTGGATCCTCGACGCGACCGTAGTGGGGCGGCGCGAGGTCTACACCCACGACTGGTGCGACCCGGACAAGTGGGACCGCTGGCTCTACGAGCGCTACGCGACCTATCGGGTGGCGATGCGGCAGGTCCTCGACACCTGGTTGCTCGCCGCAGCCGACTTCGCCGCTGCGCGGAACGTCCCGCTGGTCTTCGGCGAGGGCTGGGTGGGCTACACACCGCTCCACGGCACGTTCGAAGAGGGCCCGGTCGGTGCGGAGATCTGCGCGTACGCGGTCCGCCGCAGCCGGGAGGTCGGCGCGTGGGGCACCGTGGTTTGCTCGAACGCCGCGCCGCACCATCCGATGTGGGCGGACGTCGCCCTGCAGCAGCGGCTGAACGCGGATTTCGTCCGGTGA
- a CDS encoding SDR family NAD(P)-dependent oxidoreductase: MSERFAGRTAVVTGAAGGIGAACAVRLAAEGASVVLTDVRPAEEVAEKIRADGGRAHAVLADVSDEEAWSAVARVARERFGPVGVLVSNAYTVDVAPAHETSRESWDRQLAVSLTGTFLGIRTLLSDLGSAVLLSSVHALVGLPGRPAYAAAKGALVSLGRQLAVEYGPSLRVNVVLPGPILTDAWAEISEPDRERSAAATIAGRLGNPTEVAAAVAFLASDDAGYITGTTLVVDGGWTATRQSS; the protein is encoded by the coding sequence ATGAGCGAACGATTCGCAGGTCGGACCGCCGTCGTCACGGGGGCCGCCGGAGGCATCGGCGCTGCGTGTGCGGTGCGGTTGGCGGCGGAGGGCGCCTCGGTGGTGCTGACCGATGTCCGGCCGGCCGAGGAGGTGGCGGAGAAGATCCGCGCCGACGGCGGCCGCGCTCACGCGGTGCTCGCCGACGTGTCCGATGAGGAGGCCTGGAGTGCGGTGGCGCGGGTCGCGCGCGAACGGTTCGGGCCCGTCGGGGTACTCGTCAGCAACGCCTACACGGTGGACGTCGCCCCGGCGCACGAGACGAGCCGGGAATCCTGGGATCGACAGCTCGCGGTGTCGCTGACCGGCACGTTCCTCGGGATCCGCACGCTGCTGTCCGATCTGGGGTCCGCCGTACTGCTCTCGTCCGTCCACGCGCTGGTCGGTCTGCCGGGCCGTCCGGCCTACGCGGCCGCCAAGGGAGCGCTGGTCTCGCTGGGCCGTCAGCTCGCGGTCGAGTACGGTCCGTCGCTGCGGGTCAACGTCGTGCTCCCGGGACCGATCCTCACCGACGCGTGGGCGGAGATCTCCGAACCCGATCGCGAACGGAGCGCCGCTGCCACGATCGCCGGCCGCCTGGGTAACCCCACCGAGGTGGCCGCCGCGGTCGCGTTCCTGGCCTCGGACGACGCCGGCTACATCACCGGGACGACGCTCGTCGTCGACGGCGGTTGGACCGCGACACGGCAGTCGTCGTGA
- a CDS encoding FadR/GntR family transcriptional regulator, whose product MHQYVARGVHGQTVEVLAQRILTGQIPEGATLDITALQSELDVSLTALREAMRVLAAKGLVDARPKRGTFVRPRGDWSLLDPDVLRWQFSRQARPGLFADLSELRSIVEPGAASLAAERATDEDIAALDAALEAMAAAGDDASAAVDADLAFHRALLAATHNELLQRMEVLIETGLAERDRMVHGHGPGDPLPSHQAVVEAIRQHDRLGAAQAMGRLLEQAIEDVAKLERAADEDR is encoded by the coding sequence ATGCACCAGTACGTGGCGCGTGGCGTGCACGGTCAGACGGTCGAGGTGCTGGCGCAGCGCATCCTGACCGGCCAAATTCCCGAAGGCGCGACCCTCGACATCACCGCGCTGCAGTCGGAGCTCGACGTGAGCCTGACCGCGCTGCGCGAGGCGATGCGGGTCCTGGCCGCGAAGGGACTGGTCGACGCGCGTCCCAAGCGCGGCACGTTCGTCCGCCCGCGCGGCGACTGGAGCCTGCTCGACCCGGACGTCCTGCGGTGGCAGTTCTCCCGCCAGGCGCGGCCGGGCCTGTTCGCCGACCTGAGCGAGCTGCGGAGCATCGTCGAACCGGGCGCGGCCAGCCTGGCCGCCGAGCGCGCCACCGACGAGGACATCGCCGCGCTCGACGCGGCGCTGGAGGCGATGGCGGCCGCCGGTGACGACGCGAGCGCGGCGGTCGACGCCGACCTCGCGTTCCACCGGGCACTGCTCGCCGCGACCCACAACGAACTCCTCCAGCGCATGGAGGTGCTGATCGAGACCGGGCTGGCCGAACGGGACCGGATGGTCCACGGTCACGGGCCCGGCGACCCGCTCCCCAGCCACCAGGCCGTCGTGGAGGCGATCCGTCAGCACGACCGCCTCGGCGCCGCCCAGGCCATGGGCCGACTCCTGGAGCAGGCGATCGAGGACGTGGCCAAGTTGGAAAGGGCTGCCGATGAAGATCGTTAG
- a CDS encoding carbohydrate ABC transporter permease — MTATLVAAPVSPAVPETVRSPRRRRGWVFHAVMIPVTMVWIAPMVFVLLLAVRSFDDVVAHGTSALPHSFTFDGFTTALGTGGMARALWTSILITAPAVVITLWLASMAAYALSRFAIPGRRPILLLMLAGNLLPPQILLIPVSRITESLGLYDTLIGLIAIHVGFGLGFYTFVLYGFMRSLPGELTEAARIDGAGPVQIYARIVMPLCRPSLAALAALATTWIFNDLIWAITVLRTEAKLPVTAALLNLQGGYVSQWNVVAAASVLAAVPTAIVFFAFQRHFVSGLLVGANK; from the coding sequence ATGACCGCCACGCTCGTGGCCGCGCCGGTTTCGCCGGCCGTCCCGGAAACCGTCCGGAGCCCCCGGCGACGCCGCGGCTGGGTGTTTCACGCGGTGATGATCCCGGTGACGATGGTGTGGATCGCGCCGATGGTGTTCGTGCTGCTGCTCGCGGTGCGTTCGTTCGACGACGTGGTCGCGCACGGCACGTCGGCGCTGCCCCACAGCTTCACGTTCGACGGGTTCACGACCGCGCTGGGCACCGGCGGCATGGCCAGGGCGCTCTGGACCAGCATCCTGATCACCGCCCCGGCCGTCGTGATCACGCTGTGGCTCGCGTCGATGGCGGCGTACGCGCTGAGCCGCTTCGCGATCCCCGGACGGCGGCCGATCCTGCTGCTCATGCTGGCCGGCAACCTGCTGCCGCCGCAGATCCTGCTGATCCCGGTGTCGCGGATCACCGAGTCGCTCGGGCTCTACGACACGCTGATCGGCCTCATCGCGATCCACGTCGGGTTCGGCCTGGGGTTCTACACGTTCGTGTTGTACGGGTTCATGCGGTCGCTGCCGGGTGAACTCACCGAGGCGGCGCGCATCGACGGGGCCGGTCCGGTGCAGATCTACGCGCGGATCGTGATGCCGCTCTGCCGCCCGTCGCTGGCGGCTCTCGCCGCGCTGGCCACCACCTGGATCTTCAACGACCTGATCTGGGCGATCACCGTGCTCCGTACCGAGGCGAAGCTGCCGGTCACCGCCGCGCTGCTGAACCTGCAGGGTGGCTACGTGAGCCAGTGGAACGTCGTCGCTGCGGCCTCGGTCCTCGCCGCGGTGCCCACCGCGATCGTGTTCTTCGCGTTCCAACGGCACTTCGTGTCCGGTCTTCTCGTGGGAGCTAACAAGTGA
- a CDS encoding bifunctional 4-hydroxy-2-oxoglutarate aldolase/2-dehydro-3-deoxy-phosphogluconate aldolase: MLTFDEIFGEARIMAILRGLPPDETVALAERLWDAGVTVLEVPLASPHGLDALRATAVAATARNRTIGAGTVLTPDQVRAAADAGARYTVAPGLDLTVLAAALHAGLPHLPGVATATEVATATAAGCRWLKAFPAGALGPGWISALRGPFPDVRFVATGGLSATDVPTFLAAGASVVALGSALGDPAALANWL, from the coding sequence ATGCTGACGTTCGACGAGATCTTCGGAGAGGCCCGGATCATGGCGATCCTCCGTGGCCTGCCGCCGGACGAGACCGTCGCCCTCGCCGAGCGGTTGTGGGATGCCGGCGTCACGGTGCTGGAGGTGCCGCTGGCCAGCCCTCATGGCCTCGACGCCCTGCGCGCGACCGCGGTGGCCGCCACCGCACGCAACCGCACCATCGGCGCGGGGACCGTACTCACACCCGACCAGGTCCGTGCCGCCGCGGACGCCGGAGCGCGGTACACGGTCGCGCCGGGCCTCGACCTCACCGTGCTCGCCGCCGCCCTGCACGCCGGGCTGCCGCATCTGCCCGGCGTGGCGACCGCCACCGAGGTCGCCACCGCGACCGCGGCCGGATGCCGCTGGCTGAAGGCGTTCCCGGCCGGTGCGCTCGGCCCCGGTTGGATCTCCGCCCTGCGCGGCCCGTTCCCCGACGTCCGCTTCGTGGCCACCGGCGGCCTGTCCGCGACCGACGTGCCCACCTTCCTCGCCGCTGGCGCGTCCGTGGTCGCCCTGGGCTCCGCCCTCGGGGACCCGGCCGCGCTCGCCAATTGGCTCTGA
- the dgoD gene encoding galactonate dehydratase, with protein sequence MKIVSVETFLVAPRWLFCRIGTDEGIVGWGEPVVEGRAEVVRSAVEVLAEYLIGEDPLRIEQHWQVLTKGGFYRGGPVLSSAVAGVDQALWDIAGKFYGAPVHALLGGAVRDRVRVYAWVGGDEPGEVTDAVTAHVEAGMTAVKLNASGVLSPVPTLAEVNAVVKRVGAARAALGDDRDVAVDLHGRATFPAARMLLPALAPLQPLLIEEPLLPEHGDRLPELVAHCSVPVATGERLYHRSDFLPALRAGISVVQPDLSHAGGISEVRRIASLAETHGALFAPHCPLGPISLAASLQTALATPNFLIQEQSMGIHYNVGAELLDYVADPEPLRIVDGHIARLEQPGLGITVDEDAVRRADRSGHAWRNPVWRHHDGSFAEW encoded by the coding sequence ATGAAGATCGTTAGCGTCGAGACCTTCCTGGTGGCTCCGCGCTGGCTGTTCTGCCGGATCGGCACCGACGAAGGCATCGTCGGCTGGGGCGAGCCGGTCGTCGAGGGCCGGGCGGAGGTGGTCCGCTCCGCGGTGGAGGTGCTGGCCGAGTACCTGATCGGCGAGGACCCGTTACGCATCGAACAGCACTGGCAGGTCCTGACCAAGGGCGGCTTCTACCGCGGCGGCCCGGTGCTCTCCAGCGCCGTGGCCGGCGTCGATCAGGCGCTCTGGGACATCGCCGGGAAGTTCTACGGAGCCCCGGTCCACGCCCTGCTCGGCGGCGCGGTCCGCGACCGGGTCCGGGTCTACGCCTGGGTGGGCGGTGACGAGCCGGGCGAGGTGACCGACGCGGTGACCGCGCACGTCGAGGCCGGGATGACCGCGGTCAAGCTGAACGCGAGCGGTGTGCTCTCGCCGGTGCCGACGCTTGCCGAGGTCAACGCCGTGGTGAAGCGCGTCGGCGCGGCGCGGGCGGCGCTCGGCGACGACCGGGACGTGGCGGTCGACCTGCACGGACGGGCGACGTTCCCGGCCGCCCGCATGCTGCTGCCCGCGCTCGCGCCGCTGCAGCCGCTGCTGATCGAGGAACCGCTGCTTCCCGAGCACGGCGACCGGCTCCCGGAGCTGGTGGCGCACTGCTCGGTCCCGGTGGCGACCGGGGAACGTCTCTACCACCGCAGCGACTTCCTGCCCGCGCTGCGCGCCGGGATCAGCGTCGTCCAGCCCGATCTGTCGCACGCGGGCGGCATCTCCGAGGTGCGGCGCATCGCGTCGCTCGCGGAGACCCACGGCGCGCTGTTCGCTCCGCACTGCCCGCTCGGCCCGATCTCGCTGGCCGCGAGCCTGCAGACCGCGCTGGCCACGCCGAACTTCCTGATCCAGGAACAGAGCATGGGCATCCACTACAACGTGGGCGCGGAGCTGCTCGACTACGTGGCCGACCCGGAGCCGCTGCGGATCGTCGACGGGCACATCGCCCGCCTCGAACAGCCGGGGCTGGGCATCACCGTCGACGAGGACGCGGTCCGCCGCGCCGACCGGTCCGGGCACGCCTGGCGCAACCCGGTCTGGCGCCATCACGACGGGTCGTTCGCGGAGTGGTGA
- a CDS encoding sugar kinase, translated as MSVDVVCVGESMALVTPDPPRPLADGGPMRLDAAGAESTVASYLAQLGARAAWASAVGADPLGALLRTRIASYGVDVSGVVIDPDAPTGVYFKDPGAETTVYYYRAGSAASRLGPAVLDHLPATRILHTSGITPALSGSCAALVDAALGLDVVTSFDVNYRARLWPVAEAAPILAGLARRADVVFVGLDEAQTLWGVQTAADVRALLPEPTRVVVKDGAVGAWSDDVFVPAPTVDVVEPVGAGDAFAAGYLFGLLGDAAEADRLRLGHRIAGAALRVTGDVARLEDSC; from the coding sequence ATGAGCGTCGACGTCGTCTGCGTGGGGGAGTCGATGGCGCTGGTGACGCCCGACCCACCGCGTCCGCTGGCCGACGGCGGGCCGATGCGGCTGGACGCCGCGGGCGCCGAGTCGACCGTGGCCTCGTATCTCGCGCAGCTCGGCGCCCGGGCCGCCTGGGCCAGCGCGGTCGGTGCCGACCCGCTCGGCGCGCTGCTGCGCACCCGGATCGCGTCCTACGGCGTCGACGTCTCGGGTGTGGTGATCGATCCGGACGCCCCGACCGGCGTCTACTTCAAGGACCCCGGCGCCGAGACCACCGTCTACTACTACCGCGCCGGATCCGCCGCCTCGCGGCTCGGACCCGCGGTGCTGGACCACCTGCCCGCCACCCGGATCCTGCACACGAGCGGGATCACCCCTGCCCTGTCGGGTTCGTGCGCGGCGCTGGTCGACGCCGCGCTCGGCCTCGACGTCGTGACGAGTTTCGACGTCAACTACCGCGCGCGACTCTGGCCGGTGGCCGAGGCCGCCCCGATCCTGGCCGGACTGGCCCGGCGCGCCGACGTCGTCTTCGTCGGGCTGGACGAGGCGCAGACGCTCTGGGGCGTGCAGACGGCAGCCGACGTGCGGGCGCTGCTGCCGGAGCCGACCCGGGTCGTCGTCAAGGACGGGGCCGTCGGCGCCTGGTCCGACGACGTGTTCGTCCCCGCGCCCACGGTCGACGTCGTCGAGCCGGTCGGCGCCGGTGACGCGTTCGCCGCGGGGTATCTGTTCGGACTGCTGGGAGACGCCGCGGAGGCGGACCGCCTGCGCCTCGGGCACCGGATCGCCGGTGCGGCGCTGCGGGTGACCGGCGACGTGGCACGGCTGGAGGATTCATGCTGA
- a CDS encoding thioredoxin domain-containing protein, which translates to MNRLGDATSPYLVQHATNPVDWWPWSAEAFAEAKRRDVPVLISVGYAACHWCHVMAHESFEDEETAALVNQYTVPIKVDREERPDVDAVYMEATQAMTGQGGWPMTVFATPDGEPFFCGTYFPKPHFQRLLVAVAEAWATQREEAIAQGRNVVEALSGGSLGPGHPLDAKKLDTAATTFQRDFDAVHKGFGGAPKFPPSMGLEFLLRHAARTGSDDSLRMVRETCDAMARGGMYDQLGGGFARYAVDATWTVPHFEKMLYDNALLLRVYLHLWRATGDPLARRVADETVEFLRRDLRTAEGGFASALDADTDGVEGLTYAWTPAQLVETLGEEDGRWATELLGVTSDGTFEHGTSVLQLRADPDDPARWAALRERLLAARATRPQPARDDKVVAAWNGLAIAALAEYGELTHDKSAVDAAVQAAELLLRLHLVDGRLRRTSRDGRVGEHAGVLEDHGDVAEGLLALHQVTGEARWLAAAGELLETALTRFADGSGGFYDTADDAEALIRRPQDPTDNATPSGSSAVAGALLTYAALTGSIRHREAAEGVLAKMAPVAEKFARFAGWACAVGEAAVAGPLQVAIVGSGPDADALRRTAWRATSPGAVVVAGEPDAEGVPLLADRPLVGGEPAAYVCHGFVCDRPTTDPAVLAGQVR; encoded by the coding sequence ATGAACCGGCTCGGTGACGCGACCTCGCCCTACCTCGTCCAGCACGCGACCAACCCGGTCGACTGGTGGCCCTGGTCGGCCGAAGCGTTTGCCGAGGCCAAGCGCCGCGACGTCCCGGTGCTGATCTCGGTCGGGTACGCGGCCTGCCACTGGTGCCACGTCATGGCGCACGAATCGTTCGAGGACGAGGAGACCGCCGCGCTGGTCAACCAGTACACGGTGCCGATCAAGGTCGACCGCGAGGAGCGACCGGACGTCGACGCGGTCTACATGGAGGCCACCCAGGCCATGACCGGCCAGGGCGGCTGGCCGATGACCGTGTTCGCGACCCCGGACGGCGAACCGTTCTTCTGCGGCACGTACTTCCCGAAGCCGCACTTCCAGCGGCTCCTCGTCGCTGTCGCCGAGGCCTGGGCCACCCAGCGCGAGGAGGCGATCGCGCAGGGCCGCAACGTCGTCGAGGCGCTGTCCGGCGGCAGCCTCGGCCCCGGCCACCCGCTCGACGCGAAGAAGCTCGACACCGCGGCGACCACGTTCCAGCGCGATTTTGACGCCGTCCACAAGGGCTTCGGTGGCGCGCCCAAGTTCCCGCCGTCGATGGGGCTGGAGTTCCTGCTCCGCCACGCCGCCCGGACCGGCAGCGACGACTCGCTGCGGATGGTGCGCGAGACCTGCGACGCGATGGCCCGCGGCGGGATGTACGACCAGCTCGGCGGCGGGTTCGCGCGGTACGCGGTCGACGCGACCTGGACCGTGCCGCACTTCGAGAAGATGCTCTACGACAACGCGCTGCTGCTCCGCGTCTACCTGCATCTCTGGCGCGCGACCGGGGATCCGCTCGCCCGCCGCGTCGCCGACGAGACCGTCGAGTTCCTCCGGCGCGACCTGCGGACGGCCGAGGGTGGCTTCGCGTCCGCGCTCGACGCCGACACCGACGGCGTGGAGGGCCTGACCTACGCGTGGACGCCCGCGCAACTCGTCGAAACCCTCGGCGAGGAGGACGGCCGCTGGGCCACGGAGCTGCTCGGCGTCACGTCCGACGGCACGTTCGAGCACGGGACCAGCGTCCTGCAGCTGCGAGCTGACCCCGACGACCCCGCACGCTGGGCCGCGCTGCGCGAGCGACTGCTCGCGGCGCGGGCCACGCGGCCGCAGCCCGCGCGCGACGACAAGGTCGTCGCGGCCTGGAACGGGTTGGCGATCGCGGCGCTCGCCGAGTACGGCGAACTCACCCATGACAAGAGCGCGGTGGACGCCGCCGTGCAGGCCGCCGAGCTGCTGCTGCGCCTCCATCTGGTCGACGGCAGGCTGCGCCGCACCTCGCGCGACGGGCGGGTCGGGGAGCACGCCGGTGTCCTGGAGGACCACGGCGACGTGGCCGAAGGGCTGCTCGCGCTGCACCAGGTCACCGGCGAAGCGCGCTGGCTGGCGGCGGCCGGTGAGCTGCTGGAGACCGCGCTCACCCGGTTCGCCGACGGGTCCGGCGGCTTCTACGACACGGCCGACGACGCCGAGGCGCTGATCCGCCGCCCGCAGGACCCGACCGACAACGCGACCCCGTCCGGCTCCTCGGCGGTGGCCGGTGCGCTGCTCACCTACGCGGCGCTGACCGGATCGATCCGTCACCGGGAAGCAGCCGAGGGGGTGCTGGCGAAGATGGCGCCGGTCGCCGAGAAGTTCGCCCGCTTCGCGGGCTGGGCCTGCGCGGTCGGAGAGGCCGCGGTCGCCGGCCCGCTGCAGGTCGCGATCGTCGGTTCCGGTCCCGATGCGGACGCCTTGCGGCGCACCGCCTGGCGCGCGACGTCGCCGGGCGCCGTGGTCGTCGCCGGTGAGCCGGACGCGGAGGGAGTGCCGCTGCTCGCCGACCGTCCGCTCGTCGGTGGCGAGCCGGCGGCCTACGTCTGCCACGGCTTCGTCTGTGACCGTCCCACCACGGATCCGGCGGTCCTCGCTGGCCAGGTCCGCTGA
- a CDS encoding ABC transporter substrate-binding protein: MAVHPAQSAFSRRGFLAGLGGLGAATFLGGCATGSDSSSSGGSTTLTLQSSQSDADPKAALTQVVEGYSKTKVTLNTIAIETFRAQLPTYLNSGNPPDVLTWYAGSVARDYASKGFLLDVSELWTGNGACATFSPALKELSTADGKQIFVPTNYYWWGVFYRKSAFAEWGVQPPTTWDQFIGVCKTIKSKGVYPLTMGTGSTAWMASGWFDYLNLRINGAKFHRELLAGEHAFDGPEVKQVMDHYRQLIEYIDPKGRSYSYQDAITPLVAKKAGMYLIGAFITSTVPQDSVDDIDFFRVPAINPSVPVAEEAPTDGYFAAAKTRNRQGTLDLLSYLASPEAQQSFIERAKSSNLPTSTEVDTSKFSPLVQKGIKHLNDTAEITQFFNRDSSDELQTTADTALTKFLDSPGDVNSILREWQASAKKVLGS; encoded by the coding sequence ATGGCGGTTCACCCGGCCCAGAGCGCATTCAGCAGACGAGGTTTCCTGGCCGGTCTCGGCGGACTCGGCGCGGCGACCTTCCTCGGTGGCTGCGCCACCGGTAGCGACTCCAGCAGCAGCGGCGGCTCCACCACGCTGACGCTGCAGTCGTCCCAGTCCGACGCGGACCCGAAGGCTGCGCTGACCCAGGTCGTCGAGGGCTACTCGAAGACGAAGGTCACGCTGAACACGATCGCCATCGAGACGTTCCGGGCGCAGTTACCGACCTACCTCAACTCCGGCAACCCGCCGGACGTCCTGACCTGGTACGCGGGCTCGGTCGCCCGCGACTACGCGAGCAAGGGCTTCCTGCTCGACGTCTCCGAGCTGTGGACCGGCAACGGCGCCTGCGCCACGTTCTCCCCCGCGCTCAAGGAGCTGTCGACCGCCGACGGCAAGCAGATCTTCGTCCCGACCAACTACTACTGGTGGGGCGTCTTCTACCGGAAGTCCGCGTTCGCCGAGTGGGGCGTGCAGCCGCCGACGACGTGGGACCAGTTCATCGGCGTCTGCAAGACGATCAAGAGCAAGGGCGTCTACCCGCTGACGATGGGCACCGGCTCGACCGCCTGGATGGCGTCCGGCTGGTTCGACTACCTCAACCTGCGGATCAACGGCGCGAAATTCCACCGGGAGCTGCTGGCCGGCGAGCACGCGTTCGACGGGCCCGAGGTCAAGCAGGTCATGGACCACTACCGGCAACTGATCGAGTACATCGACCCGAAGGGCCGCTCGTACTCCTATCAGGACGCGATCACGCCGCTGGTCGCCAAGAAGGCCGGCATGTACCTCATCGGCGCGTTCATCACCAGCACGGTCCCGCAGGACAGCGTCGACGACATCGACTTCTTCCGGGTGCCCGCGATCAACCCGAGCGTGCCGGTCGCCGAGGAAGCGCCGACCGACGGTTACTTCGCCGCCGCGAAGACCCGCAACCGTCAGGGCACGCTCGACCTGCTCTCGTACCTGGCCTCGCCGGAGGCGCAGCAGAGCTTCATCGAGCGGGCCAAGTCGTCCAACCTCCCCACATCGACCGAGGTGGACACCAGCAAGTTCTCGCCGCTGGTGCAGAAGGGCATCAAGCACCTCAACGACACGGCGGAGATCACCCAGTTCTTCAACCGCGACTCCAGCGACGAGTTGCAGACCACCGCGGACACCGCGCTGACCAAATTCCTCGACTCCCCCGGCGACGTCAACTCGATCCTGCGCGAATGGCAGGCGTCCGCGAAGAAGGTCCTGGGGTCGTGA
- a CDS encoding carbohydrate ABC transporter permease, with protein sequence MAGVREEGPGVVTAATVQTPARRHRRRVPPIVWVFLAVPALVEIGMVFWPALNSFYLSFTTWNGLGAAQPVGLDNYQQLFRDDVFLGALKNNVIWAIGFGGLSVLGGLLLALALNRPRRGVGLYRSAIYLPMVFSLAVTGLFWRVQYQPDGSINTLLGAIGLSSWEKQWLADPDTALYAVLVAAVWRQVGYVMVLYLAGLKGTDPTLDDASAVDGATAWQRFRYVTWPQLRGVNTVVFAVTVIDSLRTFDIVWAMTAGGPYHSSELLSTYMFQQGFKFLNLGYASAAAVVIFALALVFIVTYLVRATKEEATA encoded by the coding sequence ATGGCAGGCGTCCGCGAAGAAGGTCCTGGGGTCGTGACTGCCGCCACCGTGCAGACGCCGGCGCGCCGGCACCGGCGCCGCGTGCCCCCGATCGTCTGGGTGTTCCTCGCGGTGCCGGCGCTGGTCGAGATCGGCATGGTGTTCTGGCCGGCGCTCAACAGCTTCTACCTGTCGTTCACGACCTGGAACGGGCTCGGTGCCGCCCAGCCGGTCGGGCTGGACAACTACCAGCAGCTCTTCCGCGACGACGTGTTCCTCGGCGCGCTGAAGAACAACGTGATCTGGGCGATCGGCTTCGGCGGACTGTCGGTGCTGGGCGGGTTGCTGCTGGCGCTCGCGCTCAACCGGCCCCGTCGCGGGGTTGGGCTCTACCGCAGCGCGATCTACCTGCCGATGGTGTTCTCGCTCGCGGTGACCGGCCTGTTCTGGCGCGTGCAGTACCAGCCGGACGGCTCGATCAACACGCTGCTCGGCGCGATCGGGCTCTCGTCGTGGGAGAAGCAGTGGCTGGCCGACCCGGACACCGCGCTGTACGCGGTGCTGGTCGCGGCGGTCTGGCGTCAGGTGGGGTACGTGATGGTGCTCTACCTGGCCGGGTTGAAAGGCACAGACCCTACTTTGGACGACGCCTCGGCAGTCGACGGCGCGACCGCGTGGCAGCGGTTCCGGTACGTCACCTGGCCGCAGTTGCGGGGCGTCAACACGGTGGTCTTCGCAGTGACGGTCATCGACTCGCTGCGGACGTTCGACATCGTCTGGGCGATGACCGCCGGTGGGCCGTACCACTCGTCCGAGCTGCTCAGCACGTACATGTTCCAGCAGGGCTTCAAGTTCCTGAACCTGGGCTACGCGTCCGCGGCGGCCGTGGTGATCTTCGCGCTCGCGCTGGTCTTCATCGTCACCTACCTGGTTCGGGCCACCAAAGAGGAGGCCACCGCATGA